In the Tautonia marina genome, one interval contains:
- a CDS encoding c-type cytochrome domain-containing protein: MIRLHLIGALALASAMVALPSARAQDEPAEPEAPAAEAAEMPRVSFLKDVAPILVESCVGCHNPKKAESRYDLTTFASLAKGGAMGEGIMLEPGDPDLSYFVELIRPDGVPLMPWDGEPIAEEKRMIIERWVAEGAEYDGEDPAADWVSLVSKAREIVIPDAYPYPMPITALTFTPTGDAVMTSGYHELNTYTLADGSLTERSRGVAERVYDVAFSPDGKYLAAASGSPGQAGEATLWTVGEDGTLSDPKRLVESEDAVFCVDFSPDGTRVAFGGADRAIRVFNVESGERLAEVEDHADWVLDIAFSPDGKRLATASRDKTSKLFDAEAYESLVTFPGHGEPVYTVAFAADGKMVMSGGGDKQVRLWNPDEDAKQVRAFGGFGGPVFDLVLFAEGQKLAASGSDAVVRVFNPADGKVVQTLQGHDDWVYRLAVSPDGAWLASGSWDGEVKVWNTADGSLRTTLIAVPGHQGEAVAAQADAD, encoded by the coding sequence ATGATCCGTCTGCACCTGATCGGCGCGCTGGCCCTCGCCTCGGCGATGGTCGCGCTTCCCTCGGCCCGAGCCCAGGACGAGCCCGCTGAACCGGAGGCCCCGGCCGCCGAGGCCGCCGAAATGCCTCGCGTCAGCTTTTTGAAGGACGTGGCTCCGATTCTGGTCGAGAGCTGCGTCGGTTGCCACAACCCGAAGAAGGCCGAGAGCCGGTACGACCTGACGACCTTCGCCTCGCTCGCCAAAGGCGGGGCGATGGGGGAAGGGATCATGCTCGAACCCGGCGACCCGGACCTGAGCTATTTCGTCGAGCTGATCCGGCCCGACGGCGTTCCCTTGATGCCCTGGGACGGAGAGCCGATCGCCGAAGAAAAGCGGATGATCATTGAACGATGGGTCGCCGAAGGGGCCGAATACGACGGCGAAGACCCGGCCGCCGACTGGGTCTCCCTGGTCAGCAAGGCCCGAGAGATCGTCATCCCCGACGCCTACCCCTATCCGATGCCGATCACGGCGCTGACGTTCACTCCGACAGGTGATGCGGTGATGACCTCCGGGTATCACGAACTGAACACCTACACCCTTGCCGATGGCTCGTTGACCGAGCGCAGTCGAGGGGTGGCCGAGCGCGTGTACGACGTGGCCTTCAGCCCCGACGGGAAGTATCTGGCCGCCGCCTCGGGAAGCCCTGGGCAGGCGGGCGAGGCGACGCTCTGGACCGTGGGCGAAGATGGCACGCTGAGCGATCCGAAGCGATTGGTCGAGTCGGAGGACGCGGTCTTCTGCGTCGATTTCAGCCCCGACGGCACGCGGGTGGCCTTTGGCGGGGCCGACCGGGCGATCCGGGTCTTCAACGTGGAGTCGGGCGAGCGCCTGGCCGAGGTTGAGGATCACGCCGACTGGGTCCTCGACATTGCCTTCAGCCCCGACGGCAAGCGCCTGGCCACCGCCAGCCGGGACAAGACGAGCAAGCTGTTCGACGCCGAGGCGTACGAGTCGCTCGTCACCTTCCCCGGTCACGGAGAGCCGGTCTATACCGTTGCCTTCGCGGCTGACGGGAAGATGGTGATGAGTGGCGGTGGCGATAAGCAGGTTCGTCTGTGGAACCCCGACGAAGACGCCAAGCAGGTCCGTGCCTTTGGCGGATTCGGCGGGCCGGTCTTCGATCTGGTGCTCTTTGCCGAGGGGCAGAAACTCGCCGCGTCGGGCTCCGATGCGGTTGTTCGCGTCTTCAACCCGGCCGACGGAAAGGTTGTGCAGACGCTGCAAGGGCACGATGACTGGGTGTATCGCCTGGCCGTTTCGCCCGATGGCGCCTGGCTGGCCTCGGGAAGCTGGGATGGAGAAGTGAAGGTCTGGAACACGGCCGATGGGAGTCTTCGGACGACCCTCATCGCCGTTCCGGGTCACCAGGGCGAGGCCGTGGCCGCACAGGCCGACGCCGACTAA
- a CDS encoding ArsR/SmtB family transcription factor gives MAATKTATRPATRSATASKKSQKEADLRAQQARRASVLLKHVSDPTRLQVILILSEGERHVGALCEQLSQSQPAVSHHLALLRHGGIIAPRRQGKNNFYSLTETGESLATVVKGLI, from the coding sequence ATGGCCGCGACCAAGACGGCGACCCGGCCCGCAACCCGGTCCGCAACGGCTTCGAAGAAGAGCCAGAAGGAAGCCGATCTGCGGGCGCAGCAGGCCCGCCGCGCATCGGTGCTGCTCAAGCACGTCAGCGATCCGACCCGGCTCCAGGTCATTCTGATTCTTTCCGAAGGTGAACGCCACGTCGGTGCCCTCTGCGAGCAGCTCAGCCAGAGTCAGCCGGCCGTCAGCCACCACCTGGCGCTGCTTCGCCACGGTGGCATCATCGCTCCTCGCCGTCAGGGAAAGAACAACTTCTACAGCCTGACCGAGACGGGCGAATCCCTCGCCACCGTCGTCAAAGGCCTGATCTGA
- a CDS encoding FHA domain-containing protein — translation MTHRGLDRFWHAIGSSPPLRLLVWHRNRHGPIEHCLPRPFALIGRTAPADLILDHPQISRRHAFVQVIGNRAYCLDLGSRAALAWNGRSRRSGWIEPGQFVEIGPYRIGLTGSSPRSAADNAPPGKTNPSFATDLGVVLEPSGQGSPAQRPLVIDRLFTLVGRAPECDLRLSDLSISRYHCLLIRIGRELWVVDLLGRGGVTVDSRPVPWALLDDGALLHIGRDRLTVRLLPSAPRPASETRALPFTPDPANQSLPAAPPPPERLTELPALIERPSLPLPMNLSLPMVVEGPQQTELTRLAESMIAPLIDQFTMMQQHLFDQYHQSMMEMMAVFARLHHEQQGMVDRELRKIRRLTREVRALRRELDQQREAAAAAPPHNGKQPPTNSEPIVSALRSDRAEAPGSPEDYRAAQARIIARMTELQQERQGRWQRLLGRLGAGSVEQDR, via the coding sequence GTGACGCATCGAGGTCTTGATCGCTTCTGGCACGCAATCGGCTCGTCTCCTCCCCTCCGACTCCTGGTCTGGCATCGGAACCGGCACGGACCGATCGAGCATTGCCTGCCCCGCCCGTTTGCCCTCATCGGCCGAACTGCTCCGGCCGATCTGATTCTTGATCATCCCCAGATCAGTCGCAGACATGCCTTCGTGCAGGTCATTGGCAATCGTGCGTACTGCCTCGACCTCGGAAGCCGTGCCGCGCTTGCCTGGAATGGACGGTCGCGCCGGTCGGGATGGATCGAGCCGGGCCAGTTCGTCGAGATCGGCCCCTACCGCATCGGACTTACCGGCTCCTCGCCTCGCAGCGCGGCTGACAACGCCCCGCCAGGCAAGACGAATCCCTCCTTCGCAACCGACCTCGGCGTCGTTCTTGAACCGAGCGGTCAAGGCAGTCCTGCCCAACGCCCCCTGGTCATCGACCGACTCTTTACCCTCGTCGGTCGGGCTCCCGAGTGCGACCTCAGGCTCAGCGACCTGAGCATCTCACGGTATCATTGTCTCTTGATCCGAATCGGACGCGAGCTGTGGGTCGTCGATCTCCTGGGCCGCGGTGGGGTGACCGTCGACTCCCGTCCCGTCCCCTGGGCGCTTCTCGACGATGGGGCGTTGCTCCACATCGGCCGCGATCGCTTGACCGTTCGCCTGCTCCCGTCTGCGCCTCGTCCTGCTTCCGAAACGCGTGCCCTGCCCTTCACTCCCGATCCCGCCAATCAATCCCTCCCTGCGGCGCCGCCTCCCCCCGAACGCCTCACCGAGCTTCCTGCCCTCATCGAACGGCCTTCCTTGCCGTTGCCGATGAACCTCTCACTTCCGATGGTCGTCGAAGGCCCTCAGCAGACCGAGCTGACCCGACTGGCCGAGTCGATGATCGCCCCCCTGATCGACCAGTTCACCATGATGCAACAGCATCTGTTCGATCAGTATCATCAGTCCATGATGGAAATGATGGCCGTCTTCGCGCGGCTTCATCACGAACAGCAAGGGATGGTCGATCGCGAGCTGCGGAAGATTCGCCGCCTGACCCGCGAGGTCCGCGCCTTGCGTCGAGAACTTGACCAGCAGCGCGAGGCCGCCGCGGCCGCTCCTCCTCACAACGGGAAGCAGCCCCCCACCAATTCCGAACCGATCGTCTCCGCGCTGCGATCCGATCGCGCCGAAGCTCCGGGCAGCCCCGAAGACTACCGGGCGGCCCAGGCCCGCATCATCGCCCGGATGACCGAGTTGCAGCAGGAGCGGCAGGGACGCTGGCAACGCTTGCTCGGTCGGCTCGGTGCGGGCAGCGTGGAGCAAGACCGCTGA
- a CDS encoding ABC transporter permease, with amino-acid sequence MNARPLVALVVKDLRVFVADRYALTLSFIAPIALASFMALIFGGAGSSTPSKISIRLTDEDDSPISRRIVLGAQDEPTLDAIEQPLDASRDAVRKGDAVLSVVIPEGFGASSADALYGDAEPPALIFLHDPMSQSEISLARGLLTRVILEAVTAEAMPDGGNDELLDLLTDEAIESSIPESDEAIQRAEFLALFPGQDEWWQSPDPEAEAARLEVLDAFPALAEWFEADPIAEPVSEPIAFEPVVEDRQGLTLPFKTEETSIAPRGAAGEQAALAAHAFAGMVVQFVLFSAVEWGVVLLQERRRGMWKRLRAAPISRSTLMLSKVLSCAIVSLIITLVVFTAGALLFGYRLEGDWHGFLGLAVAFALMASAFGLTVATLGRSPQGARSVALLGVLVMVMLGGCWIPSFLFPEWIQTFTPAIPTRWAIDGFDGVFTRGFSFAETVPMISALSFFGLGFTGWALLAFRWNEP; translated from the coding sequence ATGAACGCTCGACCGCTCGTGGCCCTGGTGGTGAAGGATCTCCGTGTCTTCGTGGCCGATCGCTACGCGCTGACCCTCTCATTCATCGCTCCGATCGCCCTGGCCAGCTTCATGGCCCTCATCTTCGGCGGTGCCGGATCATCAACGCCGAGCAAGATCTCCATTCGCTTGACCGATGAGGACGACTCCCCCATCTCTCGCCGCATCGTCCTCGGCGCTCAGGATGAGCCGACCCTCGACGCCATCGAGCAACCCCTCGACGCCTCCCGAGACGCCGTCCGCAAAGGAGACGCCGTCCTCTCGGTCGTCATTCCCGAAGGATTCGGCGCGTCCTCGGCCGATGCCCTCTACGGAGACGCCGAGCCCCCTGCATTGATCTTCCTGCACGACCCGATGAGCCAGTCCGAGATCAGCCTCGCCCGCGGCCTCCTCACGCGCGTCATCCTCGAAGCCGTCACGGCCGAGGCCATGCCCGATGGCGGCAACGATGAGCTGCTCGATCTCCTGACCGATGAAGCGATCGAATCAAGCATACCTGAATCCGACGAAGCCATTCAGCGCGCCGAGTTCCTCGCCCTCTTCCCCGGCCAGGACGAGTGGTGGCAATCTCCCGACCCCGAGGCCGAGGCCGCCCGCCTCGAAGTCCTCGACGCCTTCCCCGCCCTCGCCGAGTGGTTCGAGGCCGATCCGATCGCCGAGCCCGTTTCCGAGCCGATCGCCTTCGAGCCGGTCGTTGAGGATCGCCAGGGCCTCACGCTCCCCTTCAAGACCGAGGAAACCTCGATCGCCCCTCGCGGCGCCGCCGGCGAACAGGCCGCCCTGGCCGCGCATGCGTTTGCGGGCATGGTCGTGCAGTTCGTCCTCTTCTCGGCCGTCGAGTGGGGCGTCGTCTTACTTCAGGAACGCCGGCGAGGCATGTGGAAACGCCTTCGCGCCGCCCCGATCTCCCGATCCACCTTGATGCTCAGCAAGGTGCTCAGTTGTGCAATCGTTTCGCTCATTATCACTCTGGTCGTCTTCACCGCTGGGGCCTTGCTGTTCGGCTACCGCCTGGAGGGGGACTGGCACGGTTTCCTCGGCCTGGCGGTGGCCTTCGCCCTGATGGCCTCGGCCTTCGGCCTGACGGTCGCCACGCTGGGGCGATCGCCCCAGGGGGCGCGCTCGGTGGCCCTCCTCGGCGTCCTGGTAATGGTCATGCTCGGCGGCTGCTGGATTCCCAGCTTCCTGTTCCCCGAATGGATCCAGACGTTCACCCCCGCTATCCCCACCCGATGGGCGATCGACGGCTTCGACGGCGTCTTCACCCGCGGCTTCTCGTTCGCCGAAACCGTGCCGATGATCTCGGCGCTCAGCTTCTTCGGCCTCGGCTTCACCGGCTGGGCCCTGCTCGCCTTCCGATGGAACGAGCCGTGA
- a CDS encoding acyltransferase family protein — protein MAMPTSPDRPGPRSRESTPPGSEAGWAARRVYFPELDGLRAVAIALVYVFHDRKLDLLGFITQTLGLIVSITLDPLLELMGLGSIGFRVPVLVSTLRENGWIGVQIFFVLSGYLIATLLLRERSRYGRVDLRAFWVRRLLRIWPLYYLVILICWSLMPLIRSGVGLGPRMWSPEALAQLPYFLLFLGNWSMGFQGPLPADSAGVLWSICVEEQFYLVVPLLIAWVGPRSRGVLIALMMAAAIVARYALALSEANPLLLRFNTIVHLDTLLAGVALALVTHRLPDLGRSGLWIGRAVVVLGLVALFTVPLARGGPWSQAIDYILIWGWAVALVAWAASARDPWTALLRRPTLVWLGKISFGLYLFHEIALGIAEWIGFALRSIPDIGPIVTLMAPALTVGLAALSYSRFERPFLRLKDRWTRVPSRPVDPPEQEKPTATREKTNI, from the coding sequence ATGGCGATGCCGACGAGCCCCGACCGTCCGGGGCCTCGATCTCGGGAGTCCACCCCTCCCGGATCCGAGGCCGGCTGGGCCGCCCGTCGGGTCTACTTCCCCGAGCTGGATGGCCTGCGCGCCGTGGCGATCGCCCTGGTCTACGTCTTCCACGATCGCAAGCTCGACCTGCTCGGATTCATCACGCAGACCCTCGGTCTGATCGTCTCGATCACGCTCGACCCGCTGCTGGAACTCATGGGCCTGGGCTCAATCGGCTTCCGGGTTCCCGTGCTTGTCTCCACCTTGCGCGAGAATGGGTGGATCGGTGTCCAGATCTTCTTCGTGCTCAGCGGCTACCTGATCGCCACCCTCCTGCTCCGTGAGCGATCGCGTTACGGCCGCGTCGATCTCCGCGCCTTCTGGGTCCGACGACTGCTGCGCATCTGGCCCTTGTATTACCTGGTGATCCTGATTTGCTGGAGCCTGATGCCCTTGATTCGGAGCGGGGTTGGGCTCGGCCCCCGAATGTGGAGCCCCGAGGCCCTGGCGCAACTCCCCTACTTCCTCCTCTTTCTGGGCAACTGGTCGATGGGGTTCCAGGGGCCGTTGCCGGCCGACTCGGCCGGGGTCCTCTGGAGCATCTGTGTCGAGGAGCAGTTCTACCTGGTCGTCCCCCTGCTGATTGCCTGGGTTGGGCCGAGAAGCCGGGGCGTGCTGATCGCCCTGATGATGGCCGCGGCGATCGTCGCCCGATACGCCCTGGCCCTGTCGGAGGCCAACCCCTTGTTACTCCGGTTCAACACCATCGTTCATCTCGATACGCTGCTGGCCGGGGTCGCGCTCGCCCTCGTCACCCACCGGCTGCCCGACCTGGGACGGTCGGGCCTTTGGATCGGGCGGGCCGTGGTCGTGCTCGGGCTGGTCGCCCTGTTCACGGTCCCCCTGGCTCGCGGCGGCCCGTGGAGCCAGGCGATTGATTACATCCTGATCTGGGGATGGGCCGTTGCTTTGGTCGCCTGGGCCGCCTCGGCCCGAGATCCCTGGACGGCCCTCCTCCGTCGGCCGACCCTCGTCTGGCTCGGCAAGATCAGCTTCGGCCTCTATCTGTTCCACGAGATCGCGCTGGGAATCGCCGAGTGGATCGGGTTCGCCCTGCGGTCGATTCCCGACATCGGCCCAATCGTGACCCTGATGGCTCCGGCGCTGACCGTCGGGCTGGCCGCCCTGTCGTACTCCCGCTTCGAACGCCCCTTCCTCCGTTTGAAAGACCGCTGGACCCGCGTTCCCTCTCGACCCGTTGACCCTCCGGAACAGGAGAAACCAACGGCAACTCGTGAAAAAACGAACATTTAA
- a CDS encoding creatininase family protein yields MTRWNLAELNYQDIKAEPPFEVAVLPLGATEPHNLHLPYGTDTFQVEVIGRLACHRAAEQGARVALLPALPYGTETNQMKFPMAMNLNPSTLARVVGDLVDSLATHGVHKCVLLNGHGGNDLKWYLRESFGKSPVHLFLCNWYQVAADRYGEIFEDAGDHAGELETSMGLAHFPDLVHLDQADDGAMAATRFEAVNRGWVGITRPWHLLTTNTGAGNPHPATAEKGKAVTEIVVDRLAGFLTELSAAPISEQFPY; encoded by the coding sequence ATGACGCGCTGGAACCTGGCCGAGTTGAATTACCAAGACATCAAGGCCGAGCCTCCGTTCGAGGTCGCCGTCTTGCCGCTCGGCGCGACCGAACCGCACAACCTCCACCTGCCCTACGGGACCGATACCTTCCAGGTCGAGGTCATCGGCCGCCTCGCCTGCCACCGAGCCGCCGAGCAAGGGGCTCGGGTTGCCCTGCTCCCCGCCCTGCCGTACGGCACCGAAACCAACCAGATGAAGTTCCCGATGGCCATGAACCTCAACCCGTCGACCCTGGCGCGGGTTGTCGGAGACTTGGTCGATTCGCTCGCCACGCACGGCGTGCACAAGTGCGTCTTGCTCAACGGCCACGGCGGGAACGATTTGAAGTGGTATTTGCGCGAATCGTTCGGAAAATCGCCGGTTCACCTGTTTCTTTGCAACTGGTATCAGGTCGCGGCCGATCGTTACGGCGAGATCTTCGAAGACGCCGGCGATCACGCCGGAGAACTCGAAACCAGCATGGGCCTGGCCCACTTCCCCGACCTCGTCCATCTGGACCAGGCCGACGATGGCGCGATGGCCGCGACCCGATTCGAGGCCGTCAACCGAGGCTGGGTCGGCATCACCCGCCCCTGGCACCTGCTGACCACCAACACCGGCGCCGGCAATCCTCACCCGGCCACCGCCGAGAAAGGCAAGGCCGTCACCGAAATCGTCGTCGATCGTCTCGCCGGATTCCTCACCGAACTCTCGGCGGCACCGATCTCTGAGCAATTTCCCTACTAA
- a CDS encoding ABC transporter ATP-binding protein — translation MAGSTADPALDLSDLLRRRPDGRSRRSSSSPTDAGRGTAATARQAARPVLEACDLIKRFGSITAVNGVSFQVGRGEAVALLGPNGAGKTTTISMISGLLRPDEGCVRFNGQPIRGETDPIKRTLGLVPQELALVEELSARENLRFFGALQGLGGSRLHQAMTDGLDLVGLTDRADSIVRTYSGGMKRRLNLAVALLHDPQVILLDEPTVGVDPQSRNAIFEGLERLKDRGKALIYTTHYMEEAERLCDRIVIIDRGQVIADGRVKDLSALLDRHARLRIELGNPGSGDWLDQFADVPGVVQARLEDHELILDVNDLKVSSAILQSLDALGLVVTHLESDRADLSTIFLNLTGRALRDS, via the coding sequence ATGGCTGGATCGACGGCCGACCCCGCACTCGACCTGAGCGACCTCCTCCGTCGCCGGCCCGACGGCCGATCGCGCCGCTCGTCGTCTTCCCCGACCGACGCCGGCCGCGGCACCGCTGCCACCGCTCGCCAGGCGGCCCGGCCGGTCCTCGAAGCCTGCGACCTGATCAAACGCTTCGGATCGATCACGGCCGTCAACGGCGTCTCCTTCCAGGTCGGGCGGGGCGAGGCCGTGGCCCTGCTCGGCCCCAACGGCGCGGGCAAGACCACCACCATCTCCATGATTTCCGGCCTGCTCCGGCCCGACGAGGGCTGCGTCCGCTTCAACGGCCAGCCGATCCGAGGCGAAACCGACCCGATCAAGCGCACCCTCGGCCTCGTTCCCCAGGAACTCGCCCTGGTCGAGGAACTCTCGGCTCGGGAGAACCTTCGCTTCTTCGGGGCGTTACAGGGGCTTGGCGGTTCCCGGCTCCATCAGGCCATGACCGACGGCCTCGACCTGGTCGGCCTGACCGATCGGGCCGATTCGATCGTGCGGACCTACAGCGGCGGCATGAAGCGCCGGCTCAATCTCGCCGTGGCCTTGTTGCACGATCCCCAGGTCATCCTCCTCGACGAGCCGACCGTCGGCGTCGACCCTCAGAGCCGCAACGCCATCTTCGAGGGGCTCGAACGGCTCAAGGACCGTGGCAAGGCACTCATCTATACCACGCACTACATGGAGGAGGCCGAACGGCTCTGCGACCGGATCGTCATCATCGATCGCGGCCAGGTGATCGCCGACGGCCGCGTGAAGGACCTCTCCGCCCTGCTCGACCGCCACGCCCGGCTCCGCATCGAGCTGGGCAACCCCGGGTCGGGCGACTGGCTCGATCAGTTCGCCGACGTACCCGGCGTCGTTCAGGCTCGTCTGGAAGATCACGAGTTAATTCTTGATGTGAACGACTTGAAGGTCTCCAGCGCGATCCTCCAATCGCTCGATGCCCTCGGCCTGGTCGTCACCCACCTCGAAAGCGACCGGGCCGACCTCTCGACCATCTTCCTGAACCTGACCGGGAGGGCGCTGCGCGACTCATGA
- a CDS encoding copper-binding protein: protein MPRLLLPSPASRLLILAFLSLAGGCGKPAPEVAPRTETAAPHTRTFEFDGVVRAINAEEGVVSIAHEDIPDLMPPMLMDFRLEDQTLLDDVIVDDEVSGLLEVDYDDQNEITRLELVDLVVTRPAPPRPPGAEPLTPITPPPTLEPGQVVPDLVMTTQAGEALRLSDLRGQVVVLTFIFTRCPQPEYCPLMDRKFGELAKRIARSPERAEQVRLLSVSFDPEYDTPEILAEHAQRVGAQPPLWTFAVADHEALRQVAAPLGLTYAPMTDQIMHSLSTSVIAPDGTLAHLELGNTWTPEELYGQVRQLLDARAP from the coding sequence ATGCCCCGCCTCCTCCTGCCCTCGCCCGCGTCGCGTCTTCTGATCCTCGCCTTCCTGTCTCTCGCTGGTGGCTGTGGGAAACCGGCCCCTGAAGTGGCTCCTCGCACGGAAACGGCGGCCCCTCACACCAGAACTTTTGAATTTGATGGCGTTGTTCGAGCCATCAATGCCGAAGAAGGCGTTGTGAGCATTGCTCATGAAGACATCCCCGACCTCATGCCACCAATGCTCATGGACTTCCGTCTCGAAGACCAGACCCTCCTGGACGACGTGATCGTTGACGACGAGGTGAGCGGCCTGCTCGAAGTCGATTACGACGATCAGAACGAGATCACCCGACTCGAACTCGTTGATTTGGTCGTGACCCGCCCGGCCCCTCCCCGACCGCCAGGGGCCGAACCCCTCACTCCGATCACCCCCCCTCCCACCCTCGAACCCGGCCAGGTCGTGCCCGACCTTGTGATGACAACGCAAGCTGGAGAAGCCTTGCGGCTCTCCGACCTCCGGGGACAAGTGGTCGTATTGACGTTTATTTTTACACGATGCCCTCAACCCGAATACTGTCCGCTGATGGATCGGAAGTTCGGCGAGCTGGCGAAACGAATCGCTCGGTCTCCCGAGCGGGCCGAACAGGTTCGCTTGCTCTCCGTCAGTTTCGACCCGGAATACGACACCCCCGAAATTCTGGCCGAACACGCCCAGCGGGTCGGAGCGCAACCGCCCCTCTGGACCTTCGCCGTGGCCGATCACGAAGCCCTGCGCCAGGTCGCCGCCCCCCTCGGGCTGACCTACGCCCCCATGACCGACCAGATCATGCATAGCCTAAGTACCTCCGTCATCGCTCCCGACGGCACCCTCGCCCACCTCGAACTCGGCAACACCTGGACCCCCGAGGAGCTTTACGGACAGGTCCGCCAGTTGCTCGATGCCAGGGCCCCGTAA
- a CDS encoding ATP-dependent helicase, translated as MTRKIRLQKPGSDRLRASLERELNEQQRAAATAPDGYNLILAGPGSGKTRVITYRVAYLIARGVPAESILLVTFTRRAAREMVARLEGLIGPKAVKVWAGTFHHIGNRILRKAARVVGYDPNFTILDGEDQRDLIKLAMEDAKLVGSGRYAPKPASVQHLISFAFNTRRPLADLVAERFPDWFQLTEQVEAAAQAYGRRKRATNCMDYDDLLGLWWSLLKEHEEQRDALGRSFRHLLVDEMQDTNLVQVELVEAIARAGAGNLTAVGDDAQSIYRFRGAHYDNILKFPERNPEARVYRLETNYRSTPEIVAFTNASIAQNASGFPKTLVAHRPGGPKPLVVGTADAYEEAELICQQVLEWREQGIELSRIAILYRNHHDSILVQGELSQRGIPYTVRSGVRFFEQAHIKDVLAYLRVQANPKDEPAWARLLPLLPGIGPAKSAAIRARLMASENPLAVLETSETMALVPTKTRGEFAAFVADLRAIRKAEPEANPSAAILAVLQGGYPAVAKARYENHEQRLADVEQLSVLAARYDHLDKFIADMLLAGDVYGMDSLGEDQDDSGEQLVLSTIHQAKGLEWSRVIVPRLVEHGFPGDRSLAEPGGEDEERRVFYVAVTRAMDELWLVYPLMVSRPGQGSILTTPSRFITEVDPDLYEVADIESENDLAWTEGPRL; from the coding sequence ATGACCCGAAAAATCCGCTTACAAAAGCCGGGGAGCGATCGTCTTCGGGCGAGCCTCGAACGGGAGTTGAACGAGCAGCAGCGGGCCGCGGCCACGGCTCCAGACGGCTACAACCTGATTCTGGCCGGGCCGGGATCGGGAAAGACACGGGTGATTACCTATCGGGTGGCGTATTTGATTGCCCGAGGGGTGCCTGCGGAGTCGATCTTACTGGTCACCTTCACTCGAAGGGCGGCCCGGGAGATGGTGGCTCGACTGGAAGGCTTGATCGGGCCGAAGGCGGTGAAGGTCTGGGCAGGGACGTTTCATCACATCGGCAACCGCATTTTAAGGAAAGCGGCGCGGGTGGTCGGTTACGATCCGAACTTCACGATCCTTGACGGTGAGGATCAGCGTGATCTGATCAAGCTGGCGATGGAGGATGCCAAGCTGGTCGGCTCGGGTCGATACGCGCCGAAACCGGCATCGGTGCAGCACCTGATCAGTTTCGCCTTCAATACCCGCCGCCCGCTGGCCGATCTGGTGGCCGAGCGGTTCCCTGACTGGTTTCAACTGACCGAGCAGGTGGAGGCTGCCGCGCAGGCGTATGGTCGTCGCAAGCGGGCGACCAATTGTATGGATTACGATGATTTGCTCGGGCTCTGGTGGAGCTTGCTGAAGGAACACGAGGAGCAGCGGGACGCGCTGGGCCGGTCCTTCCGACATCTGCTGGTCGATGAGATGCAGGACACGAATCTCGTACAGGTTGAGCTGGTCGAGGCGATCGCTCGAGCCGGGGCCGGCAACCTGACGGCCGTGGGAGACGATGCGCAATCGATTTACCGGTTTCGAGGTGCTCATTACGACAATATTCTGAAATTTCCCGAGCGCAACCCCGAGGCCCGCGTCTACCGTCTGGAGACGAACTACCGATCGACGCCCGAGATCGTGGCCTTCACGAACGCCTCGATCGCGCAGAACGCCTCAGGGTTTCCCAAGACGCTCGTCGCGCATCGGCCGGGGGGGCCGAAGCCGCTGGTCGTGGGCACGGCCGACGCTTACGAGGAGGCGGAGCTGATCTGTCAGCAGGTCCTCGAATGGCGAGAGCAGGGGATCGAGCTGTCTCGGATCGCAATCCTGTACCGCAACCATCACGACTCGATTCTGGTGCAGGGAGAACTGTCTCAGCGAGGCATTCCGTACACCGTGCGTAGCGGGGTCCGGTTCTTCGAGCAGGCGCACATCAAGGACGTGCTGGCGTACCTTCGTGTGCAGGCGAACCCGAAGGATGAGCCGGCCTGGGCGCGGTTGCTGCCGCTCTTGCCGGGGATCGGCCCGGCGAAATCGGCGGCGATCCGGGCTCGGTTGATGGCATCGGAAAATCCGCTGGCGGTGCTGGAGACATCCGAGACGATGGCCCTGGTGCCGACCAAGACCCGCGGAGAGTTCGCCGCCTTTGTGGCTGATTTGCGGGCGATTCGCAAGGCCGAGCCGGAGGCGAACCCCTCGGCGGCGATTCTCGCGGTGCTCCAGGGGGGGTATCCGGCGGTGGCGAAGGCCCGGTACGAGAATCACGAGCAGCGCCTGGCCGATGTCGAGCAGCTGTCGGTGCTGGCGGCCCGTTATGATCACCTGGACAAGTTTATCGCAGACATGTTGCTCGCGGGAGACGTTTACGGGATGGATTCGCTGGGCGAGGATCAGGACGACTCGGGAGAGCAACTGGTCCTCAGCACAATTCACCAGGCGAAGGGGCTGGAATGGTCTCGGGTGATCGTCCCTCGGCTGGTCGAGCACGGATTCCCCGGCGATCGGAGCCTGGCCGAGCCGGGGGGCGAGGACGAGGAGCGCCGGGTTTTCTATGTGGCCGTGACCCGGGCGATGGACGAGCTGTGGCTGGTCTATCCGTTAATGGTTTCGAGGCCGGGGCAGGGGAGCATCCTCACCACGCCGAGCCGGTTCATCACCGAGGTCGATCCCGATCTCTACGAGGTGGCCGACATCGAGAGCGAGAACGACCTGGCCTGGACCGAAGGTCCCCGGCTGTGA